One segment of Triticum aestivum cultivar Chinese Spring chromosome 2A, IWGSC CS RefSeq v2.1, whole genome shotgun sequence DNA contains the following:
- the LOC123191480 gene encoding uncharacterized protein, whose product MVHSSCHVVGTITSLFRRYYNRRRGYKPIPRCDAEEQQAEMVQGGCKSVLFEFRRYYNRRRGYKLIPRCDAEEEEEAEKAQDGSKSVLCEGCKKVPVECEEERDGEGPEGCGDRLMARCWLEMRSGTSFAGWKDLADASYMYTRAGSWRKAIQAYGELAAYSLRRGSELSAGSALLRSAKCYAEIEEKSEEDVAAMKLALEEALALFVKNGDQRLAATACSDLAEFHLDRNDLPDALLFYERRRVLRHRQPALQPLLQVQSSACHLPAGQRRGASRQWSAAHSRLQKEVRRIHEAQRS is encoded by the exons ctacaaccgccgGCGCGGATACAAGCCGATCCCGCGGTGTGACGCGGAGGAGCAGCAAGCCGAAATGGTGCAGGGCGGGTGCAAAAGCGTGCTTTTCGAGTttcgccgctactacaaccgccgGCGCGGCTACAAGCTGATCCCGCGTTGcgacgcggaggaggaggaggaagccgaaaaGGCACAGGACGGGAGCAAAAGCGTGCTGTGCGAGGGGTGCAAGAAGGTGCCGGTGGAGTGCGAGGAAGAGCGGGATGGGGAGGGCCCGGAGGGGTGCGGCGACCGGCTCATGGCCCGGTGCTGGTTGGAGATGCGGAGCGGGACGAGCTTCGCCGGCTGGAAGGACTTGGCTGACGCGTCCTACATGTACACCCGAGCCGGAAGCTGGAGAAAAGCGATACAGGCATACGGCGAGTTAGCCGCCTATTCTCTCAGG AGAGGAAGCGAGCTGAGCGCGGGGTCGGCGCTGCTCCGTTCGGCGAAATGCTACGCCGAGATCGAGGAGAAAAGCGAGGAGGACGTCGCCGCCATGAAGCTCGCGCTGGAGGAGGCCCTCGCGCTGTTCGTCAAGAACGGCGACCAGCGGCTGGCCGCCACGGCCTGCTCCGACCTGGCCGAGTTCCACCTGGACCGTAACGACCTCCCGGACGCGCTGCTCTTCTACGAGCGCCGCCGAGTACTACGGCACCGCCAACCGGCGCTTCAACCGCTTCTGCAGGTTCAGAGCTCAGCTTGTCACCTACCTGCTGGCCAACGAAGAGGCGCTTCGCGCCAATGGAGCGCTGCCCATTCGCGACTACAAAAGGAAGTGCGTCGGATACATGAAGCCCAGCGATCCTGA